A section of the Malania oleifera isolate guangnan ecotype guangnan chromosome 2, ASM2987363v1, whole genome shotgun sequence genome encodes:
- the LOC131148770 gene encoding trans-resveratrol di-O-methyltransferase-like, producing MEFAKGDLHNERASTTDDHEDLLKSQAHIWNHIFNFINSMSLKCAIQLGIPDAIHRHGGGPMALHQLVMELRVPPARAPDLARLMRLLVHSSFFASAKCRINGHEEEEEEEGYVLTAASRLLLKDDPMSVTPLVLAMLDPVLTEPWHMLAAWFQNDVPSPFQEAHGKPFWEYGKMSGGGLNKLFNEAMASDTRLVGRVVVSECRGVFEGMKSVVDVAGGTGALAMAIARAFPAVRCTVLDQPHVVEGLQAQQQQWCENLHFLGGDMFEAIPPADAVLLKWILHDWNDDESVKILKRCKEAIPSKEKGGKVIIIDMILIDQSQQKGRLSSSNDDNDDEQSQSVETQLFFDMVVMALYPGKERTEKEWAKLFCDAGFSDYKITPVLGLRSLIEVYP from the exons ATGGAGTTCGCCAAAGGGGATCTTCATAATGAGCGAGCCAGTACTACTGATGACCATGAGGATCTCCTCAAGTCTCAAGCTCACATATGGAACCACATCTTCAACTTCATAAACTCCATGTCCCTCAAGTGTGCCATCCAGCTGGGCATCCCCGACGCCATCCACCGCCACGGCGGCGGGCCCATGGCCCTCCACCAGCTGGTGATGGAGCTGCGCGTCCCCCCCGCCAGAGCCCCCGACCTCGCCCGTCTCATGCGCCTCCTCGTCCACTCGAGCTTCTTCGCCTCCGCCAAATGTAGAATCAACGGccacgaagaagaagaagaagaagaaggctacGTCCTCACGGCTGCCTCCCGCCTCCTCCTCAAGGACGACCCCATGAGCGTGACGCCCCTTGTGCTGGCCATGCTGGACCCCGTGCTGACGGAGCCCTGGCATATGCTTGCCGCTTGGTTCCAAAACGACGTCCCTTCGCCGTTTCAGGAGGCACACGGGAAGCCCTTTTGGGAATACGGGAAGATGAGCGGAGGGGGACTGAATAAGCTGTTTAATGAAGCGATGGCCTCTGACACCCGGCTGGTAGGGAGGGTGGTGGTGAGCGAGTGCCGGGGAGTGTTCGAGGGGATGAAGTCGGTGGTGGACGTGGCCGGGGGCACGGGGGCTTTGGCTATGGCCATCGCGCGGGCGTTCCCGGCGGTGAGGTGCACGGTGCTTGACCAGCCGCACGTGGTTGAGGGCTTGCAAGCGCAGCAGCAACAGTGGTGTGAGAATTTGCATTTTCTTGGAGGAGACATGTTTGAGGCTATTCCACCCGCGGATGCTGTATTACTTAAG TGGATATTGCATGATTGGAACGATGACGAGAGCGTGAAAATATTGAAGCGATGCAAAGAGGCCATTCCCAGTAAAGAAAAGGGAGGGAAGGTGATAATAATCGACATGATATTAATAGATCAGAGCCAGCAGAAAGGAAGATTATCTTCATCAAacgatgataatgatgatgagcAGTCTCAGTCTGTGGAAACCCAACTGTTCTTTGATATGGTGGTGATGGCTTTGTACCCTGGGAAAGAGCGGACTGAGAAAGAATGGGCAAAGCTCTTCTGCGATGCTGGCTTTAGTGACTACAAGATAACCCCCGTCTTGGGTTTAAGATCTCTCATTGAGGTTTATCCCTAA